TGTCCACCCGGGCGTCCCGGCCGACAAAGGCCAGGATGAACGGCGGTCTGGATCCTTCGGGTCGGCGGACGGCCAGAAGCCAGCCCGGACCTTGCCCCAGGCGCAGGGTCTGATTCCCGGCAATGACCTCCATCGGTCCGGTGACGGAATCCGAGCGGGCCAGGATTTCGGTGTAGTCGGTGTCCTCGGCGGACAGGGTGGCGACCAGACGGTCCCGGGCTTGGCTCAACATGGCGATGTCCGTGGTCTGGGCCATGACAGGCGAGGGCAGAGCCAGAAACAGGGCGATGAAAATCATCCATGACCGCATTATATTCGTCATGGTTTTGCACCTGCCCGGCCGCATCCTGGGCCGAGTTTGTCACTATGCAGTTCGCCGGCCGTAGCCCAGTTTTCTCGCTCGAATTCCTCAACGAGCACAGTGATCCATTCGGGCCGAACGTCCAGATGCTCGGCCGCAGCCTGGGTGACTGCCCGGACAAAAGACCGTTTTTGATCAACGGTTCGGCCCTTGGCCAATTTTACGGTTATGATGGGCATAGGTTTGACCCCGTCTGTTATGATTTTGTCTATTGAGGAATTGTGAATGTTTCAGGTGGGTGTGTCAAAGGGCAAAACGGGGACAGGTCATCAAATTTCCCAAGCCCAGAGGTCCCGATCACGGACACAAAATTTTGTGCAGGACGCTCTCGTAGTCTTGCATGGGCTAGATGAGCGGGCGATTTTTTTTATTTGATGGGATAC
This window of the Deltaproteobacteria bacterium genome carries:
- a CDS encoding 4-oxalocrotonate tautomerase; the protein is MPIITVKLAKGRTVDQKRSFVRAVTQAAAEHLDVRPEWITVLVEEFERENWATAGELHSDKLGPGCGRAGAKP